Genomic segment of Pseudothermotoga hypogea DSM 11164 = NBRC 106472:
CGAGATCTCTGGTAAATGCATCGGTATCCAGATAAAACCTTTGTCTTACAAACAAGCACCAGAGTCGCACAAGTGGATTGAAAGCCAAAGGAAAGCCCATGAAGAATTTCAGAGCAGATATGGTGGCAAAGTGTTCACCGTGTTCTCCAGCGGCGAAAAAGGCGAAAAGAAATTGCATAACCCGGAGGTCATCGAAGAGATCAGAAGAGAAATAGAAAGACTCAAATCTTCTTCGAATTTCAACTCCTGAACGAAGCTATTATCTCCACGATCCTTTCAGCCGAATGGCCATCTCCGTAAAGGTTCGCTGGGTACGGTACCTTTTCGTCCTCCAACAGCACATTTAACAGATCCTCCGCACTCGCGAGCTTGTTCCAACCCACTTCAACGAGCTCTCTCCAACCAGTGTCTGGCATCAAGATGATGGCACGTTTACCTGCGAAGTACGCTTCCTTTTGTAATCCCCCACTGTCCGTTATCACCTTCCAACACTTCTGCACAAGTCCCATCAGATTGAGATAATCCAACGGCTCTACCACGATCATGTTCTTCAAATGATCTTGCAGGCCGAACTCCTTCACCCTGTTCCTCGTTCGCGGATGGATTGGAAAAACTATCTTGAACTTCTCCGCCACCTTTGCCAACGCGCGCAGAATCTTCTCCAAGATCTCTTTTCGATCCACGTTGAAATCCCTATGGAGCGTCAGCACCAAGTAGTTATTCTCCTCGAGATTGAGCCTCTCCAGACAATCGTACTTGAAATGTTTCTCCATTTTCTTGTACAGATCGAACATGACATCTCCAACGAAGTGCACACCGTTTGTTATTCCCTCTTTTTTGAGATTCTCCACAGCCAACTGACTCGGACAGAGCAAGAGTTTGGAAACATGGTCGGTCAAGACCCTGTTTATCTCCTCCGGCATGTCCTTGGGATGCTGCCTCACACCCGCTTCGACGTGCGCAACGGGTATTTTGAGCTTCGCACCCACTATCGCACCGGCCAAGGTGGTGTTCGTGTCTCCATAGACGACGATCATGTCTGGTCTTTCTTTCTCAACGATCTTTTCGAACTCGATCATGATCTTTCCCGTCATCTCTCCGTGCTTACCTGAACCGACGTTCAAGTTGTGATCGGGACTTCTTATTTTCAAAATTTCGAAGAACACGTCCGACATGTTGTAGTCGTAGTGTTGACCTGAGTGAACCAAGAGCTCTTGAACTCCTCGAACCTTGAACGCCTCGTGCAGCAC
This window contains:
- the wecB gene encoding non-hydrolyzing UDP-N-acetylglucosamine 2-epimerase, with the protein product MKVLSLVGARPQIIKEAVLHEAFKVRGVQELLVHSGQHYDYNMSDVFFEILKIRSPDHNLNVGSGKHGEMTGKIMIEFEKIVEKERPDMIVVYGDTNTTLAGAIVGAKLKIPVAHVEAGVRQHPKDMPEEINRVLTDHVSKLLLCPSQLAVENLKKEGITNGVHFVGDVMFDLYKKMEKHFKYDCLERLNLEENNYLVLTLHRDFNVDRKEILEKILRALAKVAEKFKIVFPIHPRTRNRVKEFGLQDHLKNMIVVEPLDYLNLMGLVQKCWKVITDSGGLQKEAYFAGKRAIILMPDTGWRELVEVGWNKLASAEDLLNVLLEDEKVPYPANLYGDGHSAERIVEIIASFRS